The following proteins are encoded in a genomic region of Streptomyces sp. NBC_01723:
- a CDS encoding DUF309 domain-containing protein, with protein MDSTASDRPADARDRDEEGRARNARPRDGLGRPLPYGADGVARQPEGVVRSPDATVAEAQRLLDEGKPFHAHEVFEDAWKSGPEEERQLWRGMAQLAVGLTHAARGNGTGGARLLRRGAGAVTEWAASDTGRERPYGVDLGAVAGWAVELAGDVEDGASVDAGARAPRLRG; from the coding sequence ATGGACAGCACAGCATCGGACCGCCCGGCCGACGCCCGCGACCGGGACGAGGAGGGGCGGGCGCGCAACGCCCGGCCGCGCGACGGGCTGGGGCGCCCGCTGCCGTACGGCGCGGACGGCGTCGCCCGTCAGCCGGAGGGCGTCGTGCGGTCGCCGGACGCGACGGTCGCCGAGGCGCAGCGGCTGCTGGACGAGGGGAAGCCGTTCCACGCGCACGAGGTCTTCGAGGACGCCTGGAAATCGGGCCCCGAGGAGGAGCGGCAGCTGTGGCGCGGGATGGCCCAGCTGGCGGTGGGGCTCACGCACGCGGCCCGCGGGAACGGCACCGGCGGGGCCAGGCTGCTGCGGCGCGGGGCGGGCGCCGTGACGGAGTGGGCGGCGTCGGACACCGGACGGGAACGGCCGTACGGGGTGGATCTCGGCGCGGTCGCCGGGTGGGCCGTGGAGCTGGCGGGGGACGTGGAGGACGGCGCGTCCGTGGACGCGGGGGCCCGGGCGCCGCGGCTCCGGGGCTGA
- a CDS encoding GDP-mannose 4,6-dehydratase translates to MNHTPDWTGREVLVTGAEGFIGSALVDLLVARGARVRAFTHYKPYAEKGHLAHLLGHPLVTTVTGDVRDAGRVMDAVDGCDTVFHLAALIGIPYSYDSPGAYVQTNVVGTENIAEACRRHQVRRMVHTSTSEVYGTARTAPISESHPLQPQSPYSASKIGADMMALSHWHAFELPVTVVRPFNTYGPRQSARAVIPAILAQLHSGARTIRLGSLTPTRDFTYVTDTARGFMAMADCDRALGQVVNLGSGREISIGDLAQALTVAAGTDAEIVVDPARLRPSGSEVQRLLSDNSRARRWAGWEPQVGLADGLRRTSAWVKEHLDLFAAERYQV, encoded by the coding sequence ATGAACCACACCCCCGACTGGACCGGCCGCGAGGTCCTGGTCACCGGAGCCGAGGGTTTCATCGGCTCGGCCCTGGTCGACCTGCTCGTCGCCCGGGGCGCCCGGGTCCGGGCGTTCACGCACTACAAGCCGTACGCCGAGAAGGGCCACCTCGCCCACCTCCTCGGCCACCCGCTGGTCACGACGGTCACCGGCGACGTCCGCGACGCCGGCCGCGTGATGGACGCCGTCGACGGCTGCGACACCGTCTTCCACCTCGCCGCCCTGATCGGCATCCCGTACAGCTACGACTCGCCCGGCGCCTACGTCCAGACGAACGTCGTCGGCACCGAGAACATCGCCGAGGCCTGCCGGCGCCACCAGGTGCGCCGCATGGTGCACACCTCCACCAGCGAGGTGTACGGCACCGCCCGCACGGCGCCGATCAGCGAGAGCCACCCGCTGCAGCCGCAGTCGCCGTACTCCGCCTCCAAGATCGGCGCCGACATGATGGCGCTCTCCCACTGGCACGCCTTCGAACTGCCGGTCACCGTGGTGCGCCCCTTCAACACCTACGGCCCCCGGCAGTCCGCCCGCGCGGTGATCCCCGCGATCCTCGCCCAACTGCACTCCGGGGCCCGCACGATCAGGCTCGGCTCACTCACGCCCACCCGGGACTTCACCTACGTCACCGACACGGCGCGGGGCTTCATGGCGATGGCCGACTGCGACCGGGCTCTCGGGCAGGTGGTCAACCTCGGCTCGGGCCGGGAGATATCCATCGGGGACCTGGCGCAGGCCCTCACCGTCGCCGCGGGCACCGACGCGGAGATCGTCGTGGACCCCGCCCGGCTGCGCCCGAGCGGCAGCGAGGTCCAGCGTCTCCTGTCCGACAACTCCCGCGCCCGCCGGTGGGCGGGCTGGGAGCCGCAGGTCGGCCTCGCGGACGGGCTGCGCCGGACGTCGGCGTGGGTGAAGGAGCACCTGGACCTGTTCGCGGCGGAGCGCTACCAGGTCTGA
- a CDS encoding UDP-N-acetylglucosamine--N-acetylmuramyl-(pentapeptide) pyrophosphoryl-undecaprenol N-acetylglucosamine transferase — MIGAGGTGGHIYPGLALADALRRAVPAAEISFVGTTRGLETRLIPQAGYRLHTVDMIPFDPSLGARRYLLPSALVRSAGQCRTVLREQRAQVAVGMGGYPSAPVILGARWSGLPSLIHESNAVPGRANRFAARLTPHVTVAFDRSRSGLAGGENARVVGMPIAAALAGLDRDARRPEARRALGVPDGARLVVFNGGSLGAARLTEAATELARRWRRRTDVHLLIKTGPDALEEAGFRLAGSRVARVVPYLDHMDQVYAAADLVVCRAGSATVAELASTGVPAVLVPYPHAPGDHQTHNARVLTDAGAGLLLSDAETSAARLAELIEPLLADPARLAAMESAADPGPHAYAADLLAAEVLRLAGHPLPTLAPLEHTP, encoded by the coding sequence GTGATCGGCGCGGGCGGTACCGGTGGGCACATCTACCCCGGTCTCGCCCTCGCCGACGCGCTGCGCCGCGCCGTACCGGCCGCGGAGATCTCCTTCGTCGGCACCACCCGGGGCCTGGAGACCCGGCTCATCCCGCAGGCCGGGTACCGGCTGCACACCGTCGACATGATCCCCTTCGACCCGAGCCTCGGCGCCCGGCGCTACCTGCTGCCCTCGGCGCTGGTGCGGTCCGCCGGGCAGTGCCGGACGGTACTGCGCGAGCAGCGGGCCCAGGTGGCGGTCGGCATGGGCGGCTATCCGAGCGCCCCGGTGATCCTCGGGGCCCGCTGGTCGGGCCTGCCGAGCCTGATCCACGAGTCCAACGCCGTACCGGGCCGCGCCAACCGTTTCGCCGCCCGGCTCACCCCTCACGTCACGGTCGCCTTCGACCGCTCCCGTTCGGGCCTGGCCGGCGGCGAGAACGCCCGCGTCGTCGGCATGCCCATCGCGGCTGCCCTCGCCGGGCTGGACCGCGACGCCCGGCGCCCCGAGGCACGGCGGGCGCTGGGGGTGCCGGACGGGGCGCGGCTCGTCGTCTTCAACGGCGGCAGCCTGGGCGCCGCGCGGCTCACCGAGGCCGCGACGGAGCTGGCCCGGCGCTGGCGGCGGCGCACCGACGTCCACCTGCTGATCAAGACCGGGCCGGACGCGCTGGAGGAGGCCGGGTTCCGGCTCGCGGGCAGCCGGGTGGCCCGCGTGGTGCCCTACCTGGACCACATGGACCAGGTGTACGCCGCCGCCGACCTGGTGGTCTGCCGGGCCGGTTCGGCGACGGTCGCCGAACTCGCCAGCACCGGCGTGCCCGCGGTGCTCGTGCCCTACCCGCACGCGCCCGGCGACCACCAGACGCACAACGCGCGGGTGCTGACCGACGCCGGGGCCGGCCTGCTGCTGTCCGACGCCGAGACCTCGGCGGCGCGACTGGCCGAACTGATCGAACCGCTGCTGGCCGATCCCGCCCGGCTCGCGGCGATGGAGTCGGCCGCCGACCCCGGCCCGCACGCGTACGCCGCCGACCTGCTCGCCGCCGAGGTACTGCGCCTCGCCGGCCACCCCCTGCCGACCCTCGCCCCCTTGGAGCACACCCCATGA
- a CDS encoding response regulator transcription factor, producing the protein MLRRILVVDDEPEVRAAVEDGLTVEGYAVRGAADGLAALSEVAAWQPDAVVVDVMMPVLDGLAFCRRLRGIGDRTPVLVLTALDSVSERVDGLDAGADDYLVKPFALDELTARVRALLRRADTGAQEPGDLLSYADLVVDPQTRAGRRGERAVEFSRTECALLEQLLLHPGQVLTRETLFERVWGHDFGPGSNSLAVYVGYLRRKLEAEGEPRLVHTVHGVGYRLGAA; encoded by the coding sequence GTGCTGAGGAGAATTCTGGTGGTCGACGACGAGCCCGAGGTGCGGGCCGCCGTCGAGGACGGCCTCACCGTCGAGGGCTACGCCGTGAGGGGCGCCGCCGACGGCCTCGCGGCCCTCTCCGAGGTCGCCGCCTGGCAGCCGGACGCCGTGGTCGTCGACGTGATGATGCCGGTCCTGGACGGCCTGGCGTTCTGCCGCCGCCTGCGGGGCATCGGCGACCGGACGCCGGTGCTGGTGCTGACCGCGCTGGACTCGGTGAGCGAACGCGTCGACGGGCTGGACGCCGGCGCCGACGACTACCTGGTCAAGCCGTTCGCGCTGGACGAGCTGACCGCCCGGGTGCGGGCCCTGCTGCGCCGGGCGGACACCGGCGCCCAGGAGCCGGGCGACCTCCTGTCGTACGCCGACCTGGTGGTGGACCCGCAGACCCGGGCCGGACGCCGCGGCGAGCGGGCCGTCGAGTTCAGCCGGACCGAGTGCGCGCTGCTGGAGCAGCTGCTGCTCCACCCCGGGCAGGTCCTCACCCGGGAGACCCTCTTCGAACGGGTCTGGGGACACGACTTCGGCCCCGGCTCCAACTCGCTCGCCGTCTACGTCGGTTACCTGCGCCGCAAGCTGGAGGCGGAGGGCGAGCCGCGCCTGGTGCACACCGTGCACGGGGTCGGCTACCGCCTGGGCGCGGCGTGA
- a CDS encoding sensor histidine kinase → MNGPWLLLPRPRRLRSRLALAASAAVVLVTVGVCTAAFFVLRYKLYQQVDQNLAQSATLVAQQSREDGPTVHRGECRFLGAPACAQTVPPDPADDPAEPYVLPVSPAVREVAAGGRAPYYRNVTVDGHPARMLTTTFGDGTAVQVALRSDVAERGVHQAAWLLSGIGAAGVVVAGLLGYAVSRTGLAPVTRLTATAERVAATRDPRHRIDLPAGPGPGGHWDDEITRLATTFNTMLDELERSVTAQRRLIADASHELRTPLTALRTNAELLTRADRLPADRRERAAGALVRQLEDVTTLVNDLIELARDEEPQPLLEQIDLAALTRHALTRARERWPGITFTLDVTDRTAGLLRPGIPARLARLLGNLLDNAAKFSPPGGTVEVALTERELTVRDHGPGIADQDLPHIFDRFYRAPSARALPGSGLGLAMARQIARTHGAELTAERAPGAGALFRLTF, encoded by the coding sequence GTGAACGGGCCGTGGCTTCTCCTGCCGCGCCCGCGCCGGCTGCGGTCCCGGCTGGCACTGGCGGCCTCGGCGGCCGTCGTCCTCGTGACCGTAGGCGTGTGCACGGCCGCGTTCTTCGTCCTGCGTTACAAGCTCTACCAGCAGGTCGACCAGAACCTCGCGCAGTCGGCCACCCTCGTCGCCCAGCAGAGCCGGGAGGACGGGCCGACCGTGCACCGCGGTGAGTGCCGCTTCCTGGGCGCCCCCGCCTGTGCCCAGACGGTGCCGCCCGATCCGGCCGACGACCCGGCCGAGCCGTACGTCCTGCCCGTGTCCCCGGCCGTCCGCGAGGTGGCGGCCGGCGGCCGCGCGCCGTACTACCGGAACGTCACCGTCGACGGGCACCCCGCGCGCATGCTGACCACCACGTTCGGTGACGGCACCGCCGTCCAGGTCGCGCTCCGTTCCGACGTGGCCGAGCGCGGCGTGCACCAGGCCGCGTGGCTGCTGAGCGGCATCGGCGCGGCGGGCGTGGTCGTCGCCGGGCTGCTCGGCTACGCCGTCTCCCGGACCGGCCTCGCCCCCGTCACCCGGCTCACGGCCACGGCGGAGCGGGTCGCCGCCACCCGCGACCCGCGACACCGCATCGACCTGCCCGCCGGGCCGGGGCCCGGCGGACACTGGGACGACGAGATCACCCGGCTCGCGACGACCTTCAACACGATGCTCGACGAGCTGGAGCGGTCGGTGACGGCACAGCGCCGGCTGATCGCCGACGCCTCGCACGAGCTGCGCACCCCGCTGACCGCGCTGCGCACCAACGCCGAACTCCTCACTCGCGCCGACCGCCTGCCCGCCGACCGGCGCGAGCGGGCGGCCGGCGCCCTGGTCCGGCAGCTGGAGGACGTCACCACCCTGGTGAACGACCTCATCGAGCTGGCCCGGGACGAGGAACCGCAGCCGCTCCTCGAACAGATCGACCTCGCCGCGCTCACCCGGCACGCCCTGACCCGCGCCCGCGAACGCTGGCCCGGCATCACCTTCACCCTGGACGTCACCGACCGCACGGCCGGCCTGCTGCGCCCCGGCATCCCGGCCCGGCTGGCCCGGCTGCTCGGCAACCTGCTGGACAACGCGGCCAAGTTCAGCCCGCCCGGCGGCACGGTCGAGGTCGCCTTGACCGAACGGGAGCTGACCGTGCGCGACCACGGCCCCGGCATCGCCGACCAGGACCTGCCGCACATCTTCGACCGCTTCTACCGGGCACCGTCCGCCCGCGCGCTGCCCGGTTCGGGCCTCGGGCTGGCCATGGCCCGTCAGATCGCCCGCACCCACGGCGCCGAACTCACCGCCGAGCGCGCGCCCGGCGCGGGGGCGTTGTTCCGGCTCACCTTCTGA